In Mytilus edulis chromosome 13, xbMytEdul2.2, whole genome shotgun sequence, a single window of DNA contains:
- the LOC139500847 gene encoding chordin-like: protein MFDLFREILLLAGFAHLVVAAEIRFSALRPEPEIKEKENYQPGCWLGKHHYKLMEKFSPALEPNGRLVCILCQCIPVTRKGIIQHYGKAKCVNIKDKCPLPNCHNPILLPGKCCKSCQGQVPFENQYVLLPQDINDHYESSVNSDKEAREEYKEQRYTALLVGKNVVGSPPLMTKAVAMVYVLVKKDATLQFSVRYAELQNPKQINVVDSNGNILLSHDFKQSRDRKFCGEWYNVPSYYLNYIAKKQLHLTITTKRYPRGEVAGIPEHDTSFDHGTFGALLISPIPRGIGAYVEFRYSYSSRRKVIDYLIYQDGFLDNKRRKLEYFVTIEKNTKIIHQDTRRIRYKSNKKANLNGSWKRPNKRERRLMTRRKLRLRLTSKGGTTMIGDITPVLTCQIFQAVLSSSEALTDSVHPLTSVGSAVFQLHDNGQIAYMIRLYSMKQNLVSLTLESTPTRRRRRRVIQDLTKTFRYNTSSDNGFAVGIFKKPTAKDLTMFLTGKLYINVGTSYRQISALRGKIERTEHDSTIDILRNAPFILMAQPQTQSTGVAGHAWLAVTDKCVLHYQILLSGLRDHTTITALITGKYDSAPSYSGNAIYTIIITDFKNGIASGRISDISREVFHSLDRGTSFMQIDVVGVTKGSIYSNLSIVNDCWQKTSGNNYNMLLDEGYKVPVGNPITSCNYEGRIYNDGSTWIPVGNDSCYTCTCQQQKILCDVVVCPGLKCEYKVKVPGLCCPKCAEKPDKSRLPFTSQNNTHTEGSCYYDGDKRWHAAGTKWHPYVPPFGYVTCAVCSCMTDGSYDCKRSPCPALNCSKSEAVRIKANDCCQVCPDKQTLVIANSESQADHAVASKEKSCKFGDEVFPHRAKWHPKLSDNEEVACVKCRCKNGKVKCRRKKCTPDDCRRTKNKNVEKCCQCPGSHRKSRGRSKSSR from the exons gtGACGAGGAAAGGAATCATTCAACATTATGGAAAAGCAAAATGTGTCAATATCAAGGATAAATGTCCTTTACCGAACTGTCACAATCCAATACTGCTTCCCGGAAAATGCTGCAAATCTTGCCAAGGTCAAG TACCATTTGAGAACCAGTATGTTTTGCTGCCACAAGACATTAATGACCATTATGAGAGCTCTGTGAATTCCGATAAAGAAGCAAGAGAGGAATACAAAGAGCAAA GATACACAGCTCTGTTGGTCGGTAAGAATGTAGTTGGTTCCCCACCACTTATGACAAAAGCAGTTGCAATGGTATATGTATTGGTTAAGAAAGATGCTACACTTCAGTTCTCCGTAAGATATGCAGa ATTACAGAATCCGAAACAAATAAATGTTGTCGATAGCAACGGAAACATACTGCTGTCACATGACTTCAAACAATCACGAGACAGAAAGTTCTGTGGAGAATGGTATAATGTCCCATCTTATTACCTAAACTATATAGCTAAAAAGCAACTTCACCTGACGATAACTACCAAAAGATACCCTCGTGGAGAGGTAGCTGGTATTCCGGAACATGACACGTCATTTGATCATG GAACATTTGGAGCATTACTTATATCACCAATACCACGTGGTATAGGAGCTTATGTTGAGTTTAGATATTCCTATTCCAGCAGACGAAAGGTTATTGACTATCTCATCTATCAGGATGGATTTCTGGATAATAAAA gaaGAAAACTTGAATATTTTGTGACCATCGAGAAAAATACGAAAATTATCCACCAAGATACACGACGAATACGGTACAAATCAAACAAG AAAGCCAATTTAAATGGATCTTGGAAGCGACCAAATAAAAGAGAAAGGCGATTGATGACGAGACGAAAACTTCGTCTAAGGTTAACTTCTAAAGGAGGGACAACAATGATTGGGGACATAACACCAGTACTCACATGTCAAA ttTTTCAGGCAGTGTTGTCTAGCAGTGAAGCATTGACAGACTCAGTCCACCCTTTGACCAGTGTTGGATCAGCTGTATTCCAGCTTCATGATAATGGGCAAATAGCATACATG atacggCTGTATAGTATGAAACAGAATTTGGTATCGTTAACATTAGAATCAACACCAACACGCCGGCGAAGGAGAAGGGTTATACAAGATCTGACAAAGACGTTCAGATATAATACATCCTCGGATAATGGTTTT gCCGTTGGAATTTTCAAGAAACCAACAGCAAAAGACCTAACAATGTTTTTGACCGGAAAGTTGTACATTAACGTGGGAACCTCTTACAGACAAATAAGTGCTCTTCGTGGAAAGATAGAACGAACTGAGCATGACAGTACAATTGATATATTAAGAA ATGCGCCTTTTATTCTAATGGCACAACCACAGACTCAATCAACAGGCGTTGCTGGTCATGCATGGTTAGCTGTTACTGATAAATGTGTATTGCATTATCAGATTTTACTGTCGGGATTAAGAGACCATACTACAATTACAGCTCTCATCACAGGAAAATATGATTCAGCTCCATCATACAGTGGAAACGCAATCTACACAATAATCATTACggattttaaaaatggaata GCTAGCGGGCGAATTTCTGACATCTCTAGAGAAGTATTCCACAGTCTTGACAGAGGGACTTCCTTCATGCAAATAGACGTTGTGGGTGTGACAAAAGGGAGTATATATTCAAAT TTAAGCATTGTGAATGATTGCTGGCAGAAGACGAGTGGAAATAATTATAACATGTTATTAGATGAGGGCTACAAAGTTCCGGTGGGAAATCCTATCACGTCCTGTAATTATGAAGGTCGAATTTACAATGACGGATCAACATGGATTCCTGTGGGAAATGATTCGTGTTACACATGCACGTGCCAG CAACAGAAAATACTGTGTGATGTTGTTGTGTGTCCTGGACTCAAATGTGAATATAAAGTCAAAGTTCCAGGACTTTGTTGTCCAAAATGTGcag AAAAACCAGACAAATCACGTTTACCATTTActtcacaaaacaatacacacaCTGAAGGATCCTGTTATTACGATGGTGATAAACGATGGCATGCCGCTGGAACCAAGTGGCATCCCTATGTGCCACCATTTGGCTATGTCACATGTGCTGTTTGTAGCTGTATG acAGATGGTAGTTATGATTGTAAAAGATCTCCATGTCCGGCATTGAATTGTTCTAAATCTGAGGCAGTTCGTATCAAAGCAAATGATTGTTGTCAGGTTTGTCCAG ATAAACAAACACTTGTGATAGCAAATAGTGAAAGCCAAGCTGACCACGCTGttgcatcaaaagaaaaat CTTGTAAATTTGGAGACGAAGTTTTCCCGCATAGAGCAAAATGGCACCCTAAACTGTCTGATAATGAAGAAGTAGCCTGTGTAAAATGCAGATGTAAG AATGGGAAAGTAAAATGCAGACGGAAGAAGTGTACACCTGATGATTGTagaagaacgaaaaacaaaaatgtggaGAAATGTTGCCAATGTCCAG gttcTCACAGGAAAAGTCGAGGTAGAAGTAAAAGCAGCAGATAA